The following proteins are co-located in the Megalobrama amblycephala isolate DHTTF-2021 linkage group LG12, ASM1881202v1, whole genome shotgun sequence genome:
- the mapk13 gene encoding mitogen-activated protein kinase 13, whose amino-acid sequence MESRVEFSRQEINSTVWEVPEKYICLKQIGTGAYGSVCSSINNKTKEKVAIKKLHRPFQSEIFAKRAYRELRLLKHMKHENVIGLLDVFTPASRLDDFQDFYLVMPYMYTDLSKVKGILTEDRIQFLVYQMLCGLKYIHGAGIIHRDLKPGNLAVNQDCELKILDFGLARHAEAEMTGYVVTRWYRAPEVILNWMHYTQTVDIWSVGCIMGEMFNGKTLFKGKDYMDQLTQIMKVTGTPGPEFIEKLESPEAKSYIKSLPHYPHKDFSTLFPRASKKAVDLLEKMLVLDADARLTADGALAHSYFDGLRDPEDWPEPTSYDDSYDNATLPLEEWKRLSFKEVRSFVPFPRRDSKRRNTLTM is encoded by the exons ATGGAGTCACGGGTGGAATTCAGTCGACAGGAGATCAACAGTACGGTATGGGAAGTTCCGGAAAAGTACATTTGCTTGAAGCAGATCGGAACTGGAGCGTATGGCAGCGTGTG TTCGTCCATCAACAATAAAACCAAAGAAAAGGTGGCCATCAAGAAGCTGCACCGGCCCTTTCAGTCGGAGATCTTTGCAAAGAGAGCCTATCGTGAACTGAGGCTACTCAAGCATATGAAACATGAAAAT GTAATAGGCTTGCTAGACGTCTTCACTCCTGCCTCCAGACTGGATGACTTCCAAGACTT ctATCTGGTGATGCCGTACATGTACACGGATCTCTCTAAAGTCAAGGGCATCCTTACAGAAGACCGTATCCAGTTCCTGGTCTATCAGATGCTGTGCGGACTAAAG TACATTCATGGCGCTGGCATCATTCACAGA GACCTCAAACCAGGAAACCTGGCTGTGAACCAAGACTGTGAGCTGAAG ATATTGGATTTCGGCCTGGCGCGTCACGCAGAAGCAGAGATGACAGGTTATGTTGTGACGCGGTGGTACCGGGCCCCTGAGGTCATTCTAAACTGGATGCACTACACGCAGACAG TGGACATCTGGTCTGTTGGGTGCATCATGGGTGAAATGTTCAATGGAAAAACACTCTTTAAAGGAAAAGACT ACATGGATCAGTTAACTCAGATAATGAAAGTAACAGGAACGCCAGGTCCAGAATTTATTGAGAAACTTGAAAGCCCAGAG GCTAAGAGCTATATAAAATCCCTGCCCCACTACCCACACAAAGATTTCTCTACATTGTTTCCCAGAGCCAGTAAAAAAG CGGTAGATCTGCTTGAGAAGATGCTGGTGTTAGATGCTGATGCTCGACTCACTGCTGATGGTGCATTGGCTCACAGTTATTTCGATGGCCTGAGGGATCCAGAGGACTGGCCAGAGCCCACGTCATACGATGACAGCTACGACAATGCCACGTTGCCCTTAGAAGAGTGGAAAC GTTTATCATTTAAAGAAGTGAGGAGCTTTGTTCCTTTCCCAAGAAGAGACTCAAAGAGAAGAAACACACTCACAATGTGA